The Candidatus Kryptonium sp. genome contains a region encoding:
- a CDS encoding sigma-70 family RNA polymerase sigma factor: MKKEKKDYKKLTDAELAKLAAKNNDELAYTELMNRYKKKVETIVSRIIRQRSETEDLVQEIFAKAFTSLSSFKSEFSFSTWLYKIATNHCIDFIRKKKISTYSIDEEHELEEDSIQREIPDWTKLPDHELFQKQRNEIIHEAINSLPEHYRKVIIMRHFEDKSYEEIAKELKLPIGTVKVHIFRARELLYKKLKDKLKDY, encoded by the coding sequence ATGAAAAAGGAGAAAAAGGACTATAAAAAATTAACCGACGCTGAACTTGCAAAACTTGCAGCAAAAAATAACGATGAATTAGCCTACACTGAATTAATGAATAGATATAAAAAGAAAGTTGAAACAATCGTCTCCAGAATTATACGACAGAGAAGCGAAACCGAAGACCTTGTGCAGGAAATTTTCGCCAAAGCTTTCACTTCTCTATCAAGTTTCAAGTCAGAATTCTCGTTTTCAACATGGCTTTACAAAATTGCAACCAATCATTGCATAGATTTCATCCGAAAGAAAAAAATTTCAACTTATTCAATTGATGAAGAACACGAACTTGAAGAGGATTCAATTCAGCGAGAAATACCTGATTGGACTAAACTTCCAGATCATGAACTATTCCAAAAACAAAGAAATGAAATTATTCACGAAGCGATAAACTCACTTCCAGAACATTATAGAAAAGTGATCATAATGCGACATTTTGAAGATAAATCATACGAAGAAATAGCAAAAGAGCTGAAACTACCAATCGGAACTGTTAAAGTCCACATTTTTAGGGCAAGGGAACTGCTATACAAAAAGCTGAAGGACAAGTTAAAAGATTATTGA
- a CDS encoding ZIP family metal transporter, which produces MTILILTLGLVATIAEILGGLIIFFTQKWPRRFQDYLLAVGAGFIVALVLTQLIPESVEAIGETAPILIMLGYATLHFFEHSIVSHLHFGEETHTEHIVSKTASYSIFFGLFIHAFFDGMAIAIGLKFDYIIGLLLFIGIFLHKLPEGMTVASVISASGRKVHTSLILASLVGFATFAGVLLGLVIPQISEKLIGYLFAFISGIGLYVGTTDLIPEINNSQTKLAPLVVFIGMLLFYMTADFLHKIVH; this is translated from the coding sequence GATTAGTAGCAACGATTGCAGAGATACTTGGAGGTTTGATCATATTCTTCACGCAAAAATGGCCGAGGAGATTTCAAGATTACTTGCTTGCAGTTGGAGCTGGATTTATTGTCGCGCTCGTTCTTACGCAGCTTATTCCGGAGTCAGTAGAAGCGATTGGTGAAACAGCACCGATTTTGATCATGCTTGGCTATGCGACGCTTCACTTCTTTGAACATTCAATTGTTTCACACTTACACTTTGGCGAGGAAACTCACACTGAACATATAGTTTCAAAAACCGCAAGTTATTCAATTTTCTTTGGACTTTTCATCCACGCTTTCTTTGATGGCATGGCTATAGCAATTGGATTAAAATTTGATTATATAATCGGGCTTCTACTTTTCATTGGGATTTTCCTTCATAAACTTCCCGAAGGGATGACGGTTGCTTCGGTTATTTCAGCTTCTGGCAGAAAAGTGCATACATCTTTAATTCTTGCCTCACTCGTTGGATTTGCGACATTTGCGGGCGTTTTACTTGGTCTTGTGATACCACAAATAAGCGAAAAACTTATTGGATATCTATTCGCTTTCATTTCTGGAATTGGATTATATGTTGGAACAACCGACCTGATCCCAGAGATAAATAACTCACAAACAAAACTTGCACCACTTGTCGTTTTCATTGGTATGCTCCTTTTTTACATGACCGCTGACTTTTTACATAAAATAGTTCACTAA